GTGCGGAAATCCCTGGACGGTCTGGCGGCCTTGCCGCCTGCCGCGGATCAACGCGGCTCGGCCGCGTTCCAGGCGCTGATCGCCCGCGACGTGCCGCGGTTCAAGAAGCTGATCGACGAGGCGGGCGTGACGGTGAACTGACGGGCGGCCGGGGCGTCAGGCGCCCAAGGTCGAGATGTCCATCACGAAGCGGTACTTGACGTCGCCCTTCAGCATGCGCTCGTAGGCCTCGTTGATCTCGCCGGCGCGGATCATCTCGATATCCGCGACGATTCCGTGCTCGGCGCAGAAGTCCAGCATCTCCTGGGTTTCCGGAATGCCGCCGATCATGGACCCTGCGATCGAACGCCGCTTCGTGATCAGGTTGAACACGTTGGGCGAGGGATGCGGCGTCGCAGGGGCGCCAACCAGGGTCATGGTGCCGTCGCGCTTGAGCAGCGCCAGGAAGGCATCCAGATCGTGCGGCATCGCCACGGTGTTCAGGATCAGGTCGAAGCTTTTGGCGTGCGCGGCCATTTCCTGGGCATTCCGGGAAACGACCACTTCGTCCGCCCCGAGCGCCGTTGCCGCTTCGCGCTTGGATTCGGAAGTCGTGAAGGCGACGACGTGCGCGCCCATCGCATGCGCCAGCTTGATGCCCATGTGGCCCAGGCCGCCGATGCCCACGACACCGACCTTCTTGCCGGGTCCCGCGTTCCAGTGCCGCAGCGGGGAGTAGGTCGTGATGCCCGCGCACAGCAAGGGCGCGACCGCGGCGAGCTGGGCTTCCGGGTGGCGCACGCGCAGAACGTAGCGCTCATGAACGACGATCTGCTGCGAGTAGCCGCCCAGCGTATGGCCGGGCTCGTCGGGCGTCGGCGAGTTGTAGGTGCCGATCATGCCGTCACAATAGTTCTCGAGTCCTTCCTCGCATTCGTGGCAGTGCTGGCAGCTATCGACGATGCAGCCGACGCCGACCAGGTCGCCGACGCGGTAACGGGACACGTGGGCGCCCACCGCGGCGACGCGGCCGACGATTTCGTGGCCCGGAACGCAGGGGAACAGCGTGCCGGCCCATTCGGCGCGGACTTGATGAATGTCGGAATGGCAGACGCCGCAATACGCGATGGCGATCTGGACATCGTGCGGACCGGGTTCGCGGCGGGTGATGCGCAGGGGCTCCAGGGGCTTGTCGCCCGCATGGGCGCCGTAGGCGTGGACTAGCATTGAATCTCCTATTGCAAGGGGGAGCGGACGCGGGCGCGGATGCGCGGCGCCGGCTTCCCCCGTAAACCAGGATGTTCATTTTCCGGGTCGGACCAGGGCGGCGGTAGCGCGATCCGCTCATTTTCTTGCACGATCCTATGTGATCGGCCAAATATCGGCCCGCCGCGGCCGTCGTTTCAGTAAAGTGTCAACCGGCAGGCAGCAGGCCTGCATCGCCGCTCCGTAGCCACCTCACCGCGAATCCGCCCGCATGAAATCGCAAAGCATCCCGCAAGGCGGGCCAACCGAAGAACCGATGGCCCGCATCATCGCCAAATGGGCCGGCGAACCCGGCGATCATGGGACTCCCATCGGCGCGCTCAGCTTCTTCCGCCGCGAGGCGCCTTCTCCTCCGTGCATCTGCATGATCGAGCCCAGCATCGTGCTGGTGGTGCAGGGGACCAAGCAGATGGTGGTCGGCGGCCAGGCCTATCCCTACGATGCATCGCACTTCCTGATCACCTCGCTCGATATCGCGGGCAACTCGGCGGTTATCGACGCCAGCGCGCGGCGGCCCTGCCTGGGCCTGACCTTGAAACTGGACCTGCGGACGATCACGGAGCTGATCGCGCAGGGCGGCCTGCCGCCGCCGCGCGAGCGTGCCGCCGCAAGCAGCGTGGGAATCGGAACCGTCACACCCGCCATCCTGGAGCCATTCAGGCGCCTGCTCGGTTTGCTGGAAGAGCCGGAAGCCATTCCCGTTCTCGCGCCGCTCATCCAGCGCGAGATCCACTTCCGCCTGCTGATGAGCGGCCAGGCCTCGCGCCTGCGGCAGATCGCTTCCGTGGACAGCCAGGGGCATCGCATCGCCAAGGCGATCGAATGGCTCAAGATCCATTACGCCTTGCCGCTGCGCATCGAAGAGCTGGCCGCCCGCGTGCAAATGAGCGCGCCGACGTTTCATCATCATTTCCGCCAACTGACGGCGATGAGCCCATTGCAGTACCAGAAATGGCTGCGCCTGAACGAGGCGAAGCGGCTGATGCTGAACGAACACCTGGACGCCGCCAGCGCCGCGTTCCGCGTTGGCTACGAAAGCCCGTCGCAGTTCAGCCGGGAGTACCGGCGCCTGTTCGGGGCGCCTCCCAAGCGCGACATCGCGACGCTGCGCGCGCAGGCGGATGGGGCCGCCGCCGGCCTTGCCCTATGATTGCACCCAAACAAGCCCGTCCGGGCGCAGATCATAGGAGACAAAGGTTTGCCGGCCGCCGACACCCCGTCCACCCCGGAACCGTTCCCGACCTTCGAGACTTCCGACTTCTCGGGGGCCGGCACGTTCTACTTCGACCTGGTGCGCCTGCAGGATCGCGATGACATTCCGCGCGGTTTCCTGCATCGCCACAAGTACTACCACCTGCTGTGGATGACGCAGGCGAGCGGCACGCATCTGCTGGACTTCGAGCAGTTCGAGGTGCGCGATCATTCGGTGTTCTTCCTGTCCCCGGGACAGGTGCATGCCTGGACGTCGTCGGTGCCGCCGCGCGGCTACGTGCTGAATATCAGCACGGAGTTCTTCGCCAAAATGTTCCCGCGCGCGGACGACATCGCCAGGTTCCCGTTCTTTCACCTGACTCGCGGAACGCCGGTCATCTATCTGTCGCCCGAGCAGCATGACGGCATGCTGCCGCTGCTGCAGCAAATGGAGCGCGAGACCATGGAGCGGGGCATGGGATGCTTCGATGTGGTGCGCTCCTACCTGCTGATCCTGCTGACGCAGCTGCGCCGCCTGTACCGCGAGGAAGATGCCGGCGAGGGCGCAGGGCCCAGCTTTTCCCTGACGCGGCGGCTGGGACTCCTGATCGAGGAACATTACCTGACCTTCGGCGCGATCCGGCAGTATGCCGAGGCTTTGTGCGTCAGCGAGCGCCAGCTGAACGAAGCCGTCAAGCGCACGCTCGGCCGCACCGTGAGCCAGCTGGTGCAGGAACGCATCGCGCTGGAGGCCAAACGCCTGTTGAGCAATACGGGCAAGGGAATCGCGGAAATCGCCTTCCAATTGAACTTCGAGGATCCCGCGTATTTCGCCCGCTTCTTCAAGAAGCACAGCGGCTGCACGCCGGGCGAGTTCCGCCGCCGCTATTGCCGGCCCATAGACTGAGCGAGCCGCCCGGCGCAAAAAAGTCCAACACAAACGCCGATCTGTCCTAACGCCTCCGGTCCCCGGATGCGTACAGTTCGTCGGACCCGCAACAGCCGCCATGCGGCGCGATGGATTCGATGAACGACACTCCCAAATTGATGACGGGCGGAAGGCTCGTGGTGCAGGCGCTGTTGGAGCAGGGCGTGGACACCGTCTTCTGCGTGCCGGGCGAAAGCTATCTGGACGTGCTGGACGGACTGTACGCCGAGCAGGCGCGCGTGCGCGTGGTGACGTGCCGGCACGAAGGCGCGGCCGCCTTCATGGCCGAGGCGCATGGCAAGCTGACCGGCCGGCCCGGCGTGTGCATGGTCACGCGCGGCCCCGGCGCGACGAACGCCAGCATCGGGGTGCACACCGCCTTTCAGGACTCCACGCCCATGATTCTTCTGGTGGGGCAGGTGGGCGGCGATATGGTCGAGCGCGACGCGTTCCAGGAAATCGACTATCGCCGGATGTTCGGCCCCTTCACCAAATGGGTGGCGCAGATCGATAGCGCCGACCGCGTGACGGAATACATGAATCGCGCGTTCACGGTCGCCATGTCGGGCCGGCCCGGCCCGGTGGTGCTGGCGCTGCCGGAAGACATGCTCACGCAATCGGCCTTTCCCGCGCCCCCAACGGGCCCGGTGCGGGTCCCGCGCGCGTGGCCCGCCCCTGCGGCGCTGCAAGACATGCAAGCCATGCTTTCGCGGGCCAGCCGGCCGCTGATGGTCGTGGGCGGCTCGGGGTGGACCGCCAAGGGCCTGGAACATCTGAACCGCTACGCCGCCCTGAACGGGTTGCCGGTGGCGTGCTCATTCCGGCGGCAGGATCTTTTCGACAACCGGCATGCGCAGTACGCCGGCGAGGTGGGCATCGGGATCAACCCGGAGCTGGCCCAGGCCGTGCGCGACGCCGACCTGATCCTGGCGGTGGGCGCCCGGCTCGGCGAGATGGCCACCAGCGGCTATACGCTGCTGCAGTCGCCGGTGCCCCGGCAAAACCTGGTCCACGTATTGAACGGGGCCGAGGAGCTGGGACGGGTGTATCAGCCGGCGCTGGCGATACAGGCAGACCTGAACGCCTTCGCCGAAAGCGCCGCGGCGCTGGCGCCGGTGGACGGCGGCGGGTGGCGCGGCTGGCTGACGAGCCTGCGGGAGAACTATCTTCGCTATACCGAACCGCCCGCCCCGCGCGGCCGGCTCGATCCTGCCGCCGTCATCGTCGCGTTGCGTGACCGCCTGGACGCCCGCGCGATCCTGACGAACGGGGCCGGCAACTACAGCGCCTGGGCGCACCGCTACTACCGCCACAGCCATCCGAATACGCAACTGGCGCCGACCAGCGGGGCGATGGGATACGGCGTGCCGGCCGCGATCGCGGCCAAGTTGCGCCACCCCGACCGCCAGGTGGTCTGCCTGGCGGGAGACGGCTGCTTCCTGATGACGTCCCAGGAGCTGGCCACCGTGCGCCAGCAGCGCCTGGCCATCGTCTTCATCGTCTTCAACAACGGCATGTACGGCACGATCAGAATGCATCAGGAAATGCATTACCCCGGCCGTCCCGTCGCCACCGACCTGTCGAATCCGGATTTCGTCGCCTATGCGCAGTCCTTCGGCATGGGCGCGGAGCGGGTAGAGCGCGATGCCGACTTCGGCCCGGCGTTGACACGTGCCCTGGCCAGCGGGTCCGCGTATTTGATCGAGCTGGCGCTGGATCCGGAGCTGCTTACGCCGCGCGCCACGCTGAGCGGATTGCGCGAGCGGGCGCGGCAGGCGACGGCGTAGGCGGCAGCGCCGCCCGCCCGACAGCCAATTTCATAACAACGACGACAAGCGAGACAACCATGAAAAACATCCTGAGGCCTTTCCTGCGCCTTTGCCTGGGCGCCGCCCTTGCCGCCGGCGCGGCGGCAGCCCAAGCCGACTTTCCCGATCGCCCGCTGCGCGTCATCGTGCCGTTCGCGCCGGGCGGCGCGACGGACGTGATCGCCCGCACCGTGGCGCAGGCGATGTCCACGCGCCTGGGCCAACCGGTTGTCGTGGAAAACAAGGCCGGCGCCAACGGCAATATCGGCGCCGTGATGGCGGCGCGCGCCACCCCGGACGGCTACACCCTGCTGATGGCGACGTCCAGCCACGCCATCAATGCCACGTTGTATCCCAAGCTCGATTACAGCCTGACAAACGATTTCGCGGCGCTGTCCAATCTTGCATCGGTGCCGCTGCTGCTGGTCGTCAACCCGCAGGTCCCCGTGAAAACGGCAGCCGAACTGGCCGCCTATGCGCGCGCCAACGGCAACCGCATCAACTACGCGTCCGGGGGCACCGGCACGGCCGCGCACCTGGCGGGGGCGCAGTTCAATTCGCTGGCTGGCGCGCAGATGGCGCATGTGCCTTACAAGGGCGGCGCCCAGGCCTTGAACGACCTGATGGGCGGCCAGGTGCAGATCATGTTCGCCAACCTGCCCGAGGTGTTGTCGCAGGTGCAGGCCGGCCGCCTGAAGCCGCTGGCCGTCACCGGAGACAAACGTCATCCCGCCTTGCCGGACGTGCCCGCCTTCGCCGAGACGCCGTTTCCGCAGATGACCGCACGCTCGTGGTTCGGCCTGTTCGCCCCGGCCGCAACGCCGGCTCCTGTGATCGGGAAACTCTCGGCGGCCATCACGCAAAGCGTGGCCGACCCCGCGGTGCGCGACAAGCTGCTTGCGCTGGGCGCGGACCCCATCGGCGACGATCATGCGGCTTTCCAGAATTACGTGAACCAGGACGTCGCCCGCTGGAGCGCCCTGGTCAAGCAGTCCGGCGCCACGGCGGAGTGATCCCTTTGACGGAAGCGCCGCTTCCGTCCCTTGTTGGCAGCCAAGACCGCGAGCAGCGCCATGGCAAGCCGCCCTGGCAGGGCCTGGCCCTGTCTGCCGTTTTTCCTGTTTCATCGAAGAGGCAACCGACATGCTTTACGACGTTCGCACCTATACCTGCCGCGCCGGCACCATCAGAAAGCACCTCGCGCTTTATGCCGAACACGGCTACGAGGTGCAAAGCCGGCATCTGGGCAAACCGCTGGTGTACCTGCAGACGGAAACCGGCAACGTGAACAGCTATATGCACATCTGGGCCTATCGCGACGCCGCCGATCGCGAGGCGCGCCGCCAGGCGCTGCAAAAGGATCCCGCCTGGGCGGCGTATCTGGCCAAGAGCGCCGAAGCCGGCTACCTGATCAGCCAGGAGAACCGGCTGATGACGCCCACCGCGTTCTTCCAGCCCTGATCCGCGCCGTCGGGCGCAGGCCGCCGCCGGTATCATCGGCATGCTTCCTGGACTCATGGAGTTTGCATGACCGACTACCCCCAACTCTTCAGCCTCAAGGGCCGGATCGCCGTGGTGCTGGGCGCGGCATCCGGTATCGGCCAGGCGTCCGCGCATGCGCTCGGCGCGATGGGCGCCACCGTCATGTGCGCGGACCGCGACGAGGCCGGCGCGCAGGCGACAGCCAGGCAGATTGCCGATGCCGGCGGAACGTCCGGCTGGATGCAGACCGACGCCGCCAGCGGCGCGGCCATCGCGGCGCTGGCCGAAAAGGTGCTGGCCGATCACGGACGCGTGGACGTGGCGGTAGCCACGCCCGCACTCAATATCCGGAAGCTCATCGTCGATTACACCGACGAGGAATTCGACCAGGTCGTGAATCTCAATCTGAAGGGCGCCTTCCATTTCATGCGCCATTTCGGCCGGCCCATGATGAAGCAGGGCTCGGGAAGCATGATCCTGTGTTCGTCCATGCGGGCGGTGACGATCGAGCCCGGCCTGGGCATCTACGCCGCGACCAAGGCCGGCATCGCGCAGATGGTCAAGGCCTTCGCGGCTGAAGCGGGCGGATATGGCGTGCGGGTCAACGCCGTGATGCCCAGCATCATCGAAACGCGCCTGACCGCGCCGTTGAAGGAGCGGCCGCAAATCTACGAAACCTATGCCGGACACACCGTCCTGAACCGCTGGGGACAGCCTTCGGAAGTGGGCGCGGCGGTGGCCTTTCTGGCTTCGGATGCGGCCAGCTATATCTCCGGGAGCAGCTTGTCCGTGGACGCGGGTTGGACGGCCATCGACGGGCCG
The sequence above is a segment of the Bordetella genomosp. 9 genome. Coding sequences within it:
- a CDS encoding SDR family NAD(P)-dependent oxidoreductase — protein: MTDYPQLFSLKGRIAVVLGAASGIGQASAHALGAMGATVMCADRDEAGAQATARQIADAGGTSGWMQTDAASGAAIAALAEKVLADHGRVDVAVATPALNIRKLIVDYTDEEFDQVVNLNLKGAFHFMRHFGRPMMKQGSGSMILCSSMRAVTIEPGLGIYAATKAGIAQMVKAFAAEAGGYGVRVNAVMPSIIETRLTAPLKERPQIYETYAGHTVLNRWGQPSEVGAAVAFLASDAASYISGSSLSVDAGWTAIDGPPTGLTQTRPSE
- a CDS encoding AraC family transcriptional regulator — protein: MKSQSIPQGGPTEEPMARIIAKWAGEPGDHGTPIGALSFFRREAPSPPCICMIEPSIVLVVQGTKQMVVGGQAYPYDASHFLITSLDIAGNSAVIDASARRPCLGLTLKLDLRTITELIAQGGLPPPRERAAASSVGIGTVTPAILEPFRRLLGLLEEPEAIPVLAPLIQREIHFRLLMSGQASRLRQIASVDSQGHRIAKAIEWLKIHYALPLRIEELAARVQMSAPTFHHHFRQLTAMSPLQYQKWLRLNEAKRLMLNEHLDAASAAFRVGYESPSQFSREYRRLFGAPPKRDIATLRAQADGAAAGLAL
- a CDS encoding NAD(P)-dependent alcohol dehydrogenase, with protein sequence MLVHAYGAHAGDKPLEPLRITRREPGPHDVQIAIAYCGVCHSDIHQVRAEWAGTLFPCVPGHEIVGRVAAVGAHVSRYRVGDLVGVGCIVDSCQHCHECEEGLENYCDGMIGTYNSPTPDEPGHTLGGYSQQIVVHERYVLRVRHPEAQLAAVAPLLCAGITTYSPLRHWNAGPGKKVGVVGIGGLGHMGIKLAHAMGAHVVAFTTSESKREAATALGADEVVVSRNAQEMAAHAKSFDLILNTVAMPHDLDAFLALLKRDGTMTLVGAPATPHPSPNVFNLITKRRSIAGSMIGGIPETQEMLDFCAEHGIVADIEMIRAGEINEAYERMLKGDVKYRFVMDISTLGA
- a CDS encoding helix-turn-helix domain-containing protein, with amino-acid sequence MPAADTPSTPEPFPTFETSDFSGAGTFYFDLVRLQDRDDIPRGFLHRHKYYHLLWMTQASGTHLLDFEQFEVRDHSVFFLSPGQVHAWTSSVPPRGYVLNISTEFFAKMFPRADDIARFPFFHLTRGTPVIYLSPEQHDGMLPLLQQMERETMERGMGCFDVVRSYLLILLTQLRRLYREEDAGEGAGPSFSLTRRLGLLIEEHYLTFGAIRQYAEALCVSERQLNEAVKRTLGRTVSQLVQERIALEAKRLLSNTGKGIAEIAFQLNFEDPAYFARFFKKHSGCTPGEFRRRYCRPID
- a CDS encoding tripartite tricarboxylate transporter substrate binding protein → MKNILRPFLRLCLGAALAAGAAAAQADFPDRPLRVIVPFAPGGATDVIARTVAQAMSTRLGQPVVVENKAGANGNIGAVMAARATPDGYTLLMATSSHAINATLYPKLDYSLTNDFAALSNLASVPLLLVVNPQVPVKTAAELAAYARANGNRINYASGGTGTAAHLAGAQFNSLAGAQMAHVPYKGGAQALNDLMGGQVQIMFANLPEVLSQVQAGRLKPLAVTGDKRHPALPDVPAFAETPFPQMTARSWFGLFAPAATPAPVIGKLSAAITQSVADPAVRDKLLALGADPIGDDHAAFQNYVNQDVARWSALVKQSGATAE
- a CDS encoding NIPSNAP family protein translates to MLYDVRTYTCRAGTIRKHLALYAEHGYEVQSRHLGKPLVYLQTETGNVNSYMHIWAYRDAADREARRQALQKDPAWAAYLAKSAEAGYLISQENRLMTPTAFFQP
- a CDS encoding thiamine pyrophosphate-binding protein codes for the protein MNDTPKLMTGGRLVVQALLEQGVDTVFCVPGESYLDVLDGLYAEQARVRVVTCRHEGAAAFMAEAHGKLTGRPGVCMVTRGPGATNASIGVHTAFQDSTPMILLVGQVGGDMVERDAFQEIDYRRMFGPFTKWVAQIDSADRVTEYMNRAFTVAMSGRPGPVVLALPEDMLTQSAFPAPPTGPVRVPRAWPAPAALQDMQAMLSRASRPLMVVGGSGWTAKGLEHLNRYAALNGLPVACSFRRQDLFDNRHAQYAGEVGIGINPELAQAVRDADLILAVGARLGEMATSGYTLLQSPVPRQNLVHVLNGAEELGRVYQPALAIQADLNAFAESAAALAPVDGGGWRGWLTSLRENYLRYTEPPAPRGRLDPAAVIVALRDRLDARAILTNGAGNYSAWAHRYYRHSHPNTQLAPTSGAMGYGVPAAIAAKLRHPDRQVVCLAGDGCFLMTSQELATVRQQRLAIVFIVFNNGMYGTIRMHQEMHYPGRPVATDLSNPDFVAYAQSFGMGAERVERDADFGPALTRALASGSAYLIELALDPELLTPRATLSGLRERARQATA